The DNA region CCTCGCGATCGCCGTCGTGTACGTCCCACAGGTCGTACGCGTCGTGCGCGGCGCCGCGCTGGCGGTCGTGCCCAACGACTACGTCACCGCGGCGCGGGCCAGGGGCGAGTCCACGTGGGCGATCCTCCGACGCGAGGTCCTGCCGAACATCACCGACGTCGTCTGCGTCGAGTTTGCCATGCGGGCCTCCTGGGTCGTACTGCTGATCTCCTCGCTGTCCTTCCTCGGCTTCGGCGCCGATCCGCCCACCCCGGACTGGGGTCTGATGGTCGCCGAGAACCGCACCGCCATCACCGTCGTGCCGATGGCGAGCCTCGCACCGATCATCGCCCTCGCCACATTCGTGGTGGGGCTCAACCTCGCGGCCGACGGCCTGTCCAAGGCGTGGGGCGTCGACCGGACAAGGGAGGGGTCCTGATGACCGCGATCGTCTCCGTCACCGAGTTGTCGGTGGCCTATCGCTCGGGCGGACGCGATGTGCCCGTCGTGCGTGAAGTCTCCCTCGACGTGCTGCCCGGGCAGACCCACGCCCTGGTCGGCGAGTCGGGCAGTGGCAAGTCGACCGTCGCGGCGACACTGCTGGGGCACCTCCGGCACGGGTCGCGGGTCACGGGCGGTTCGGTGTGGGTCGACGGGGCCGACGTGTTCGCCCTGCCCGCAAGGGAGTTGAGGCGCCTGCGGGGCGGGACCGTGGCCATGGTCGCGCAGAACGCGGGCCAAGCGCTCACCCCCTCCATGCGGATCGGACGGCAGATCGCGGAGGTGGGGGGCGACGTTCCCGTCGTGGATCTCCTCGAACAGGTCCGGCTGCCCCGCCCCGCCGAACTCGCCCGCCGCTACCCGCACGAGCTCTCCGGCGGCCAGCAGCAGCGCGTCGCCATCGCCATGGCCATCGCCGCCCGCCCGAAGGTCCTCGTCCTCGACGAACCGACGACCGGGCTCGACGTCATCACCCAGCGCGGTGTCCTCGACCTGATCGGAGCGCTCCGCGACGAACTCGGCCTCGCCGCCGTGCTGGTGAGCCACGACCTCGGCGTCGTGGCCCACATGGCCGACGAGGTGACCGTGTTGCGGTCCGGGCGAGTCGTGGAGGCCGCGCCCACCGCTGTGTTGTTCACCGCGCCCCAGGACCCGTACACCAGACGGCTGTTGGCGAGTGTGCCTCGGCTCGACGACGAGGGGCTCGCGCTGGTGGGGGCGGCGGGGGAGCGGGAGGTACGGCCGAGGGCCGTCGTGTCCGGCGACGCGCCCGTCGCCGTCTGCGCACGGGACGTCACGATCGACTACGGGTCCGCGCGTGCCGTGGACGGTGTCTCCTTCGACGTCCGGCGCGGTGAAGTCCTCGCCCTCGTGGGGGAGTCGGGCAGCGGCAAGTCCACGCTCGCCTGGACCCTCGCGGGGCTGCGGACCCCGTCCGGCGGCACGATGACCCATGAGTCGGGCGGTGAGAAGACGGGGGACCACGGGTCGGGCGACCTCGCCCGGCCCGCCGGGAAACGGCCGTTGTCGCTCCGGCGGCGGGTTCAGCTCGTGTTCCAGAACGCCGACACGTCGTTGAATCCGCGTCGCTCGGTGGGTGACGCGGTGCGGCGGCCGTTGCGGTTCTTCGGCACGGCGGGTTCGCGGGCGGAGGCCGCCGTGCGGGCTCGGCAGCTCATCTCCGACGTGCGTCTCGATCCCGCTCTCGCCGAGCGGTTGCCCGCGCAGCTCTCCGGTGGCCAGCGGCAGCGGATCGGGATCGCGCGGGCGCTCGCCGGTGAGCCGGATGTGCTGATCGCGGACGAGATCACCACGGCGTTGGACGTGTCCGTCCAGGCCGATGTGCTGCGGCTGCTCGACGATCTGCGGCGGGAGCGGGAGTTGGCCTGCCTGTTCATCAGCCATGACCTGGCGGTCGTGCGAGGGCTTGCCGACCGGGTGGTTGTGCTGCGGCACGGGGTTGTGGTGGAGGAGGGGCCCACGGAGGCCGTGTTCTCCGCGCCCGGGCATCCGTACACCCGGCAGTTGATGGCCGCCGTGCTCGAGCCTTCGCCGGGGGCGGGGTCTGTTGTCGACGGTGTCGAGGACTGGGCTGACGCCGCGGAGCCGGACGATCTGTGGATCGACCGGGGGGACGGGCATCGGGTTCGGCGGTGGGAGGGGGTGGGCTAGGGGATTTCGCCTCCGCCGCCCTTACCCGTCCCCGTCACTACTCGGGGGCGCAGCCCCCAGAAGGGACGGGAACGGGTAGGGGCGGCGGGGGCGAGAACCCTCCTCAACCCGCCGCTCGCCGCAAGCGATACGCACAAGGAGACCCGTGAAATACCGCGAGCACTTCGACCGGCAGGTCACGCGTGAGGACGTCTGGATCCCCACCCGGGACGGGCGCACGCACCTGCACGCCCGAATCTGGCGCCCGACCGACGCCGAGGCAGAACCCGTGCCCGCCCTCCTCGAATACCTCCCGTACCGCAAGACCGACTGGACCGCCCCCCGCGACGCCCAACGCCACCCCTGGTACGCCGGCCACGGCTACGCGTCCGTACGCGTGGACATCCGAGGCCACGGGGACAGTGAGGGAACCCCCGGCGACGAGTACGACGCACAGGAACTCGCGGACGGCGTGGACGTCGTCAACTGGCTTGCCGAGCAGCCCTGGTGCACCGGCAAGGTCGGCATGTTCGGCATCTCGTGGGGCGGTTTCAACTCCCTCCAGATCGCCGCCCTCGCCCCCGAACCGCTGAAGGCGATCGTCACGGTCTGTTCGACGGACGACCGGTACGACAACGACGTGCACTACACGGGCGGCGCCGTCCTCGGCATCGACATGCTCGCCTGGGCGGGCACGATGCTGGCGTTCGCGGCCCGCCCGCCGGACCCGACGAGCGTCGGGAAGGACCGCTGGCTGCCGATGTGGCGCGAGCGCCTCGAAGCGCTCGACCCCTTCCTGCACACCTGGCTGGCACACCAGCAACGCGACGACTACTGGCGGCACGGCAGCGTCTGCGAGGACTACACGGCGATCGACGCGGCGGTCCTGGCCGTCGGCGGCTGGAACGACCCCTACCGCGACACCGTGCTGCGGCTCGTGGAACACCTGCCGGACGACCGCGTACGGGGGATTGTCGGGCCCTGGTCGCATCAGTATCCGGACCGCGGCCTGCCGCCCGGTCCGGCGATCGGGTTCCTCCAGGAGACTCTGCGCTGGTGGGACCAGCACCTGAAGGGCGAGGACACCGGCGTCATGCGCGAGCCCAAACTCCGCGCCTGGCTGAACGACCCGGTCCCGCCCGCCACTTCGTACGACGAGATGCCCGGACGATGGGTGGGTGACGTGAACTGGCCCTCGCCGTCCGTCAGTTGGGACGAGCGGTCGCTCGGGGACACCGCCGCCCCCGTCCTCGTACGCTCGCCGCAGCACACCGGTCTCGATGCAGGCCGCTTCTTCCCGTTCGGCAACGCGAGCGATCTGCCGCCCGACCAGCGGGAGGAGGACGGCCGTTCGGTCTGCTTCGACTCCGTGCCGCTGGACGGGAGGGTGGAGATCCTGGGGCGCCCGCGCGTCCGGCTCCGTCTGGACAGCGCGACACCGCGCGCCCACGTCATCGCCCGCGTGTGCGACGTCGCGCCCGACGGCTCGTCCACACTCGTCACCCGTGGCGTTCTCAACCTGCTGAGCAGGCATGGGCGCGACCGTGCCGTGGAGTGGACCCCGGGCACGTACGAGACCGTGGAGTTCGAGCTCAACGGCATCGGGTACGCCTTCCCGCCCGGCCACCGCATCAGGGTCGCCGTCTCGGACACGTACTGGCCCTGGGTGTGGCCGCACGGCGAGCGCGGCCGGCTGACAGTGCTTCCCGCCGACAGCGCGCTGCTCCTGCCCGTACGCGATCCCGCGTCGGATGACGACGAGGGCCGGGCGCCCATTCGTTTCGAGGAACCCGAGCAGGCCCCGCCGCTGCCCGTCACCCATGAGCGGCCCACCGAGGCGACACCGGAGCGGCTGGTGACGTACGACGTGGCGAAGGGCGAGTGGACACTGGAGGTCGATCCCAACTACGGCGGATCGCGGATCTATCCGGACGGGCTGCGCTACGAGGAGAGCGCACGCGAGACGTACCGGATACGGGCCGACGATCCGCTGTCGGCGCGGGCCGTCTCCGAGTGGACGATCCGGCTGAGGCGCGGCGACGACTGGGACGCTGAGATCATGACGCGTACGGAGCTGCGGGCCACGGCCACGGAGTTCATCATGGACAGTCGCATGGAGACACGGGCGGACGGAGAGACAGTGGTCAAGCGCGCATGGCACCGCACCATCCCGAGGACGTCGGCGTGAAGGCCGCGAAGACGCCCCGCCGTGCCGTCGCCGCCGCCGACCGCACCCGCCAGCCCACCGAGGTCCGCCGCCGGCTCATCGTGGAGGCGGCCGTACCGCTCATCGCGGAGCGCGGGTACGCGTCCGTGGGGGTGCGGGACGTCGCCGCCGCGGCCGGGGTGTCGGTGGGTACGGTCACCTACCACTTCGGCAGCGTGCAGGAGATCCTCTCCGAAGCGATGGTGATGCACATCGAGCGCTACTACGCGGCGCTGAACGAGGCCGCCGAGCAGGCCGCCGGCAGCGGTGAGGCGCTGCGGCTGCTGATCGACGCGCTGTTCACGGAGGACACCGACCGGCACTGGCGCATGTGGTTCGACTACTGGAGCGCGGGTGACCGGGACCAGGACCCCGAGCAGGCCTTCGCGAGCGGCCAGGCCAAGCGGTACGAGGACTGGCACAGCCAGATCCGCGCCCTGGTCGAACGGGGCGTCGCCGACGGGGAGTTCGTCTGCGCGGACCCGGCCGGCTTCACCGTCCGCTTCGCCGCCCTCTCCGACGGACTGGCCCTCCAGCGGCTGCGCCAGTCGCCCGAACTGAGCACGGAGGACGCCCGTCGGCATCTGTACCGGCTGGTCGAGTCCGAGCTCCGGACGGGCGGCCAGTAGCGCTTCGTGAGTTCCTGACTCCGGTTCGCGTCGGGAGGTGCGGCCGCAGGTCAGTTCAGCTGTGCGGCCACGGCACCGGTGATCGCCCGGGTGATGCGCAGGATGCCGGGGGAGCGGACCGGGCAGGGCTTGGGTGTCGAGGTGGTCGGTGCCATGCAGAAGTGCAGGTAGTCGTCGTCGCGGTGCAGGGCGGTCCGGCTGCTGCCCGGCTGGGTGCAGTACGGCGTGTGCTCGCGTTCGTACGCGGTGCACGGCAGGTACTGGGTCCAGGTGTAGCGGGCCGAGGCCGGGCTCACCGCCTTGCCGGCGTCCGCGAGCAGGTCCCCGGAGGCGGCGGCCTGCCGTTCGTAGATCGTGTTGACGCGGCGGACGCGGTCGGGCGTCATGGGGTCCGGGCCCTGGAGCACCCAGACGACCTTCGGCCGGTCCCCGCCCGCCGCGCCCGCGATCTGGTCGGTCAGCCGCCGCGCGTCGGCGGTGTAGCGCGCGAAGTACTTGTCCCGTGCCTTGTCGTAGGCGATGCCGTCCATGCACGGCGTGTAGTCCCACGCGTTGCCCCAGAACTGCAGCACCACGAAGTCCGGCCGCAGCGTACGCACCAGCGCGGCGGCCTTGTCCTTCGGCGGGACGAGGGAGTCCTCGCCCGTGCCCTCCAGGTAGTCGCAGAGGGTGGTGCCCGAGTAGGGGGCGCTGGTGTAGCGCGCCTTCAACTCGTCGCGCATCAGGCCGCCGAGGACCTTCTGGTTCTCCATGGCGAGGGAGTCGCCGAGGTAGAGGACGGTGGGGCGGGCGCGGTGTGAGGGCGCACTGGCCCCGGTGCCGGTCTTGGCCTCGCCGGCGGTCTCGGCGTCGGACTCGGCTTCGGGGGTGGCGGCCGGCCGCTGATGCGTGGTCGAGGATGCCTTGGGCGCCGAGGGGACGGATGCCGCGGACTCGGGTCCGGACGAGGGGTCCCCGCACGCGCCGAGCAGCAGTAACCCGGCCAGCACCCCGACCATCCACGGCTTGCGCATACGGCAACTCCCGCCCTGGCCACCGAAAACGGCCCCCAGACAAGCACAGCGGGACGCAAGGGGGAAGAGCGGTTCAGGCCTCGGCCCGCCTGGAAGCGGACCGGACCTCATCACCGTAGCTCTGCTTAACGTTAGGTGTAGAACTCTTCACTTGTGCTGAGGTGATGGTGTCGGGCACGGTTGTGGATCATGCAGCCCAACTCCCCATGGCGGACGGCCGACTTCAGGACGCTCTTCAGTGCCACCGCGCTCAGCCAGCTCGGTACGAACGTCAGCTATGTCGCGGTCCCGCTGATCGCCGTGGCCGAACTCGACGCGAGCCCCGGCCAGGTCGGCGCCCTGGCCACGTTGAGCACGCTCGCGTTCCTGGTCATCGGCCTGCCCGCCGGAGCCTGGGTGGACCGGATGCGCCATCGCAGGGTGCTGATCGTTGCCGACCTGGCTCGGGCCGCGCTGTTCGCCTCCGTCCCGCTGGCCTGGTGGCTGGACGCGCTCACGCTCGGCCAGTTGTACGCGGTGGTGCTGCTGAACGGCTGCGCCACCGTCTTCTTCGACGTCGGCTCGCAGAGCACCCTGCCCGGACTCGTCGGCCGCGACGCCCTCGTGCAGGCCAACGCCGCCATGATGAGCCTCATGGCGGTGAGCAACGTGGCCGGCCGGAGCGCGGGCGGCGCGCTCGTCCAGTTCCTCACGGCACCGGTGGCCGTTCTCTGCACGGCCGCGAGCCATCTCGCCTCCGCACTCCAGCTCACCCGGGTCCGCCCCGATCAGGCGCCGCCCCCACCGGGCCGGACGGTCGGACTGCGCACACAGATCGGCGAGGGGGTCCGCCATGTCCTCGGCAACGCGGAGCTCCGTGCCCTCGCGCTCACCGCCGCCCTCACCAACCTGGGCTCGCAGATCATCAACACCATGCTCCCCGTGCTGTTCGTGCGTGAACTCGGCCTGCCCGCAAGCGCTTTGGGCCTGTACTGGGCGGCGGGAGGCATCGGCCTCCTGCTCGGCGCCCGCTGTGCCCGCCCCCTCGCCGGGCGCCTCGGATACGGCCGCACCCTCGGCGTCATGGGCCTGTGCCTCGCGCCCGCCGGACTGCTCGTCCCGCTCATCGACCGCGGGCCGTGGCTGTGGCTCGCGGGCGCCGGGGGAGTACTCGTCCTGTTCAAGACGGGCGTGGACAACGTGCTCGGAGTGAGTCTGCGCCAGCGGATGACCGCGGACGCGCTCCTCGGGCGCATGAACGCGACGTTCAGGTTCGTCCTCACCGGCGCCCTCGCCATCGGCGCGGCGATGGCGGGGCTGATCGGTGAACTGGCCGGTGTACGCGCGACGTTGTGGGTCGGAGCCGGGCTGCTCGCAACGGCCTTCCTGCCGGTGTTCCTCTCGCCGGTCCGTGGACGCCGCGAACTGCCCCACGAACAGCCCCTCAGGACAGCGGCCGTTACAAAGCGCTGACCGCACGCTCCACGGCATCCGCCACCCGGTCTGTGTCGGCCTCTGTCGTACGCCAGTTGCTGAACGCGGCCCGCAACGCGTGCGTCCCCTCGTAGAAGGTCGGCGTCATGAACGCCTCGCCGGATTCGGCGACGGCCCGGCCGAGCGCGTGCACCCGTTCCCGGGTGGGGTCCCCGTCGAGCGTGAAGCAGACGACGTTCAGGCGGACCGGCGCGAGCAGCCGCAGGCCCGGTGCGTCCGTGATCCGGTCGCCGAGGCGCCGGGCGAGCGCGACGTTCCGCTCGACGATCTCCCGGTGTCCTTCGCGACCGTACGCGGCGAGTGAGAACCAGGCCGGGAGCGCGCGCAGCCGACGTGAGTTCTCGGGTGTGAGGTGGACGAAGTCGGGCTCGCCGGTGGGCAGTCCGAGATACGGCGACGCGTTGTGGAAGACCCGCACCTGGAGGTCGCGGTGGCGGGTGAACTGCACGGCCGCGTCGTAGGGGACGTTGAGCCATTTGTGCAGGTCGACGCAGACCGAGTCGGCGGCGTCGAGGCCGTCGGTCAGATGGGCGTGTTCGGGGGACAGCGCGGCGAAACCGCCGAAGGCGGCGTCCACGTGCAGCCAGAAGTCGTACCGCTCCTTGAGCTCGGCGATCGCCCGCAGATCGTCGAAGTCGACCGTGTTCACGGTCCCGGCATTGGCCACGACGACGGCCGGGCGCCCGTCCAGGTCGTCGAGCGCCTCGGCCAGCCGCGCCACGTCGACGGCTTCCCGGCCACCGGGCAGCACCGGCACCGTACGCAGCCGGTCGCGGCCGATGCCCAGGACGGACAGGGCCTTGGGGATGCTGGAGTGCGGGCTGCCGGACAGCACGTCGACCGGTCCGAGCGCGGCAACACCCGCCTCGGACACGGGAACCCCCAGACGCTCGCCCAGCCACTCCCGCGCGAGGGCCAGCCCGACGGTGTTCGAGACGGTCGCACCTGTCACGAAAGCGCCGCTGTGCGCCTCGCTCAGCCCGAAGAACTCCCGCAGCCAGCCCACCGTCTCGTGCTCCAGAGCGGTCGCCGACGAGTCGCCCGTGCCGGTGGCGTTCTGGTCGTACGCGCTGGTCAGCCAGTCCCCGGTGAGCGCGGCCGGGGTCGCACCCCCGGTCACGAAGCCGAGAAAGCGAGGGCCCGCGGAGGCGGAGAACCCCGGCGCCCACCGTTCGGCGAACCGCGCGAGCGCACCCTCCGCGCCCCCGCCCCCGGCCGGCAGCGGTTCGGCGTCCGGAGCTTTGCCCAGATGAGCCACGGGCCGTGCGTCGAGCCCCGACACCTCACGGGCGGCGAAGTCACGGGCGGACTGGAGGAGTTCGGGGAGCCGGGAGAGGTCGTCGGCGAGTACGCGGTCCATGAGCGGCAGCGTAGGCGGGCGGCCGCACGGAAATCCCGGTCCAGTCGGGGGAAACTGGCCCTATCCGGGAGGGCGTCGCCGCCGCGCTCGATGATCCCGGTCGGACCCCGCCGACGTGGCGGAATTCCCCTCGTCCGCCTCTTGTCACCGCGAACGTCGCGGTACGCCCCGCTGCCGGGCGCCCCGGTCGGGCGGCGCCAGGATCTTCTCCGCCGCGGCGATGAACTGTCTGCGGGCGTCGATGAGGTCACTGTCCGCCTGACCGTTCTGCACGAGGCGGTCGTCGAGATCCAGCCGCATGCGCCAGACGTCCGCCTGCCGGAGGGCCGCCGCATGGACGGTGTCGGCCAGCTCGCCCATCGGCGCGGGGCCGGTGATGGCGACGTTCGTGGCCGCCCGGCTCAGCTCGCCCAGGGCGGCCATGGTCGGCTCCCACAACCCCCGATGCTCGTCCTCACTCCGCCATTCGAGCGCCACGCGAGCTTCGATGACGGCGTTGATGCCCTGCCGGAACGCCTCGCACTCGTCGAGCACGGTGGCGAAGGCGGCGCGTCGCTCGTCACGCAGACGGTGCCGGACCTGGAAGGTCTCCTGCTCCTGTGCCTGCCGACGTGAGGACCTGGCATGGAGAAGCGGTCCGGTCAGCCCGGCGGCCAGGGTTCCCCCTATGCCCAGGGCGGTCGCCCAGATGACCGTGTTGGCTTGGTCCATGGCGCACATCATGCCGCCGCCACACCCGTCAATGGCTGAACTTGACCGATTGATACGGCAGTTGGGTCCCTGCGGCGTCGGCCCCGCACATGGCGCCATGGGAGTCGGCGACCGGAAAGGGCTGGCGACAGCCCCTGTGGGCGTCAGCCCGACGGGGTGCCACGGACCGGGTGTGGTACCCGCCACAGAGAGCCGGGTGCGACGCCCGTACGGGAAGACGCCCGACTGCGACCGTCACGAATCGTCCCGGCGCCACCCTTCGGCGCGAAGGTCGCACAAGGCCGACGCCAACGCCCAGCAGCGGCCCGACGTAACGGCGCCGCCTCCCGTCGTCGTCCGTACCGACCTCCCGGCTACTCACTCTCAAGTACTCCACGGCGTGGAATGTCATCGTTTCGTCTCAGCCTGGCCGGCCCTACAACCGACGTCCCCCGGCGAGGGTCTAGCTGGCAGAGATTCACCGGATCGAAAGAGAAGGGCCTGATCATGGGGGACATACGCAGACGGGCAGCCGTCGTACTGGGGGTCACCGGACTGGTGGCGCCGCTGGCCGTCGCGCTGGGCGCGGCTCCGGCCCAGGCGGCGAGCTGCACCACACAGACCGGCCCGTACCAGAAGAAGGTCGAGAAGTTCCTCGGCCGGCCGGTGGACGGCAGGCAGTCGGCCGCCGACTGCAAGGCGATCAAGGCCTTCCAGACCAAGCACGGCATCACCCCGAACATCGGCTACGCCGGCTCCGTCACCTGGGGCGTGATGGACCTGATGACCAAGCAGAAGGCCGTCGGGAAGAAGCCCAACAAGGACGGCAAGTGCCCGGTCAACAAGGGCCGTATCGCCTGTGTGAACCTCACGCTCCAGCTCAGCTGGATCCAGGACGGCAACACCCTCGTGTACGGTCCGGTGCCGGTCCGCACGGGCCGCAACGGCTACGAGACCCGCACCGGTCTGAAGAAGATCTACTGGCGGAACATCGACCACGTCTCGACCATCTACGACGTGCCCATGCCCTACAGCCAGTTCTTCGACGGCGGCCAGGCCTTCCACTCGGTCGGCGTGAGCATGTGGAACCCGCCCGGCTCGCACGGCTGCGTCAACATGACGAAGACGGACGCCAAGAAGTACTGGTCGCTCCTGAAGAAGAACGACGACGTCTACGTGTACGGCCGCAAGCCGGGCACCTGACCGGGCCGGTCCGGCCGCTCCTGAGAACGACCGGACCGAGCACAAACGTCACGCCTCGGGCGCGTCCCCGAAGTCCGGGATCTCCAGCCTCGCCCCACCCTGCCGCGCCGAGTCGTGCGCGACGATACCCGGCAGGGTGTAGCGGGCGGCCACCCACGCGTTCACCGACGGCAGTGTGCGCGTGTTCACCGCGGTGACGAAGTCGTCCACCAGGAAGTGGTGGCTCCCCTCGTGCCCGTTGTGCAGGTTGTCGAACTCCCGGGGCAGCCGCGCCCGGTCGTGCACCGGCGCCGAACCGGAGGTGAAGGCGGCCCGCAGATCCGGCGCGATGTGCTGGAGGGACGGGTCGTCCGGAGACATGGTGGGCTTGGGCTCAAGGAGCTCGCTGATGTCCTTCACCCCCTTCTTGTCCTGCCAGAAGGCCACCGTCGCCAGCTGCTCCATGCTCGCGTCCGTCCCGAAGAACCGGAAACGCGACTCCCGGATGTGCGAGGGATAGCCCACCCGCCGGAACTCGTTCGTACGGAACGAGCCGCCGCCCGCGACCTCGAACAGCGCGGTCGCGTTCGAGAAGTCGTTGCCGAACTGGCTGACGTCCTCGTCGAAGACCCCGTCCCCGCGATCGTCCCTGACCCCGATCGCGGACACACTCACGGCATGCGTCTGCCAGGCGCCGAGGACTCCGCCCACCGAGTGGGTGGGGTAGAGCAGCGGGGGATAGCTGGCGGTCGCCTTCCAGTTCTCGCCGCCGCTGTACTGGTAGGCCTCGTAGAACCCGAGGTCCATGTCGTGCACATAGTCGCCCTCGGCGTAGAAGAGCCGCCCGAACGCGCCGTCGGCGATCTGGTTGCGGGCGTGCACGGTCGCCGGGTTGTACTGGCTGGTCTCACCCATCATGTACGTCAGGCCGGTGGCCCGTACCGCGTCGATGATCGCCGCGATCTCCTCGCGGGTGATCGCCATGGGCACCGCCGAGTAGACGTGCTTGCCGGCGTTCAGGCCCTGGAGCACCAGCGGGCCGTGGGTCCAGCGCTGGGTGAAGATCGCGACGGCGTCGATCGCGTCAGACTCCAGCATCGCCTCGTACGAGGGGAAGGTTCCCGTCAGGCCTTCGGCGGCGGCCATTTGCTCCGCTCGCTCGGGCAGGAGGTCCGTGACGTGGACCTCGCCGACGCCCGGGTGGGCAAGAAACAGCTTCGCGAACTGGCCGGAGAACTGGCCGGCGCCGACGATGCCGAGGGAGAACGTCATGGAGTGTGTGCCTTTCGCTGTCCGAGTCACTGTCCGGGGTTTCACTGTCCGAGGATGAAGTTGATCTGGTCGTTGGTCTTGGTGAGGCCGCTCACCGGGGCGTTGTTTGCGAATACGTCCTGCATCGCGGGGCGCATCAGGGAGTACACGTCAGCCGCGTAGTCCGTGATCGGGAAGGAGAAGGTCCTGGAGTCCTTCTTGTCGGTGACCGGTTCGGTGAAGGCGGACACGTCGATGCCCTTCTTCTTGTAAGCGGCCACCGCGGCCTGCGTTCCTTCCGGGGTCGCGGGGAAGACGATGCCGTAGCCGCCGACGGTCTTCTGGCACTCGTTGGACGCCAGGTACCGCACCCACTTCTTCGCGCCCGCCTTGTTGTGGGCGTTCTTGGTGATGGAGTCGGCGAGGCCGTTCATCATGGTGGCCCGCTTGCCGCTCGGGCCGGTCGGCGTGGGGGCGGTGCCGACGTCGAGGCCCTTGGTGTCGTAGTAGGTGGAGATCATCCAGGCGCCGTCGAAGGAGGTCGCCGCGTTGCCGGCGGCGACCTGGGCGTTGGCCGGGTTGGCGCCGTCGGTGTAGTTGGTGAAGGGCGCGAGGTAGCCCTTCTTCGCGAGGCCGAAGTACCAGTCGACCACCGACTGGAAGGTCTTGTCGTTGTACTGGTACTCGGTGCCCCAGCGCGTCTTGTTCGTGTAGTCCCAGCCTGCCGAGCCGGTGAACGGGCTCCAGGTGGTCTGCCCGTCGCTGTCGCCCGCGCCGCCGGTGGCGAGCCCGTAGACCTTGACGTTGTTCTTGTCGAAGCCCTCTTCGTCGCCGCGCTTGCCCTTCTTGTCGATGGTCAGGTGCGCGATGGTCTTCTCGAAGGTGCCGCCGTCCTTCGTGTTCCAGGAGAGGCCGTTGAGTTCCTCCGCGGAGAGCCCGGCCTCCTTGACCATCTTCTTGTTGTACATGAGGGCGACCGTGTCCCAGTCCTTCGGGGCGCCGTAGCGGTGGCCGTCCTGGCCGGTCCAGTTGGCGGCAAGTCCTGGCTGGTAGGCGGAGTTGTCGATACCCAGGTCGTCCAGTGGTTCGAGCACGTTCAGGTCGGCGAACTGGCCGAACTTCTGGATGTGGTCGGTGAACACGTCAGGCTCGGTGCCCGCGATGAAGCTCGCGGTGAGCTTGGTCCAGTAGTCGGCCCAGCCCATCTGGGTGATCTTCACCTTCAGGCCCGGGTTCTGCTTCTCGAAGCCCTTGGCACAGGCCTGGTAGGCGGGCATCTGGTTGGCGTCCCACAGCCAGTACGTCACCGTGTTCGAGCCCGCTCCGGCAGCCCCGCCCTTCGCGCAGCCCGTCGCCAGGGACAGCGCGAGCACCCCGGTCAGTGCCACGACCGTACGTGTACGAATTCGCATGTCCGTCCCCTTACTTGATGCCGGTGAAGCTGATGCTGCTGACGATGCGGCGCGCGAAGAAGCCGAAGAGCACGAGCATCGGGAGCGCGGCGATGAGCGTGGCCGCCATCAGGCCGGACCAGTCGTAGCCGGTCTGCGGGGTCTGTGCCCGGAAGATGGCCAGGGCCACGGTGAGCACGCGCGAGCTGTCGCTGTAGGAGACCATCAGCGGCCAGAAGTAGTCGTTCCAGGAGGTGATGTACGTCAGCACGCCCAGCGTGAGGATGGGGGTGGACGCCATCGGCAGCATCACGCGGTAAAAGATCCTGATCTTCCCGGCCCCGTCGAGCAGGGCC from Streptomyces sp. NBC_00258 includes:
- a CDS encoding MFS transporter, with protein sequence MQPNSPWRTADFRTLFSATALSQLGTNVSYVAVPLIAVAELDASPGQVGALATLSTLAFLVIGLPAGAWVDRMRHRRVLIVADLARAALFASVPLAWWLDALTLGQLYAVVLLNGCATVFFDVGSQSTLPGLVGRDALVQANAAMMSLMAVSNVAGRSAGGALVQFLTAPVAVLCTAASHLASALQLTRVRPDQAPPPPGRTVGLRTQIGEGVRHVLGNAELRALALTAALTNLGSQIINTMLPVLFVRELGLPASALGLYWAAGGIGLLLGARCARPLAGRLGYGRTLGVMGLCLAPAGLLVPLIDRGPWLWLAGAGGVLVLFKTGVDNVLGVSLRQRMTADALLGRMNATFRFVLTGALAIGAAMAGLIGELAGVRATLWVGAGLLATAFLPVFLSPVRGRRELPHEQPLRTAAVTKR
- a CDS encoding ABC transporter ATP-binding protein — its product is MTAIVSVTELSVAYRSGGRDVPVVREVSLDVLPGQTHALVGESGSGKSTVAATLLGHLRHGSRVTGGSVWVDGADVFALPARELRRLRGGTVAMVAQNAGQALTPSMRIGRQIAEVGGDVPVVDLLEQVRLPRPAELARRYPHELSGGQQQRVAIAMAIAARPKVLVLDEPTTGLDVITQRGVLDLIGALRDELGLAAVLVSHDLGVVAHMADEVTVLRSGRVVEAAPTAVLFTAPQDPYTRRLLASVPRLDDEGLALVGAAGEREVRPRAVVSGDAPVAVCARDVTIDYGSARAVDGVSFDVRRGEVLALVGESGSGKSTLAWTLAGLRTPSGGTMTHESGGEKTGDHGSGDLARPAGKRPLSLRRRVQLVFQNADTSLNPRRSVGDAVRRPLRFFGTAGSRAEAAVRARQLISDVRLDPALAERLPAQLSGGQRQRIGIARALAGEPDVLIADEITTALDVSVQADVLRLLDDLRRERELACLFISHDLAVVRGLADRVVVLRHGVVVEEGPTEAVFSAPGHPYTRQLMAAVLEPSPGAGSVVDGVEDWADAAEPDDLWIDRGDGHRVRRWEGVG
- a CDS encoding TetR/AcrR family transcriptional regulator encodes the protein MAPHHPEDVGVKAAKTPRRAVAAADRTRQPTEVRRRLIVEAAVPLIAERGYASVGVRDVAAAAGVSVGTVTYHFGSVQEILSEAMVMHIERYYAALNEAAEQAAGSGEALRLLIDALFTEDTDRHWRMWFDYWSAGDRDQDPEQAFASGQAKRYEDWHSQIRALVERGVADGEFVCADPAGFTVRFAALSDGLALQRLRQSPELSTEDARRHLYRLVESELRTGGQ
- a CDS encoding CocE/NonD family hydrolase — translated: MKYREHFDRQVTREDVWIPTRDGRTHLHARIWRPTDAEAEPVPALLEYLPYRKTDWTAPRDAQRHPWYAGHGYASVRVDIRGHGDSEGTPGDEYDAQELADGVDVVNWLAEQPWCTGKVGMFGISWGGFNSLQIAALAPEPLKAIVTVCSTDDRYDNDVHYTGGAVLGIDMLAWAGTMLAFAARPPDPTSVGKDRWLPMWRERLEALDPFLHTWLAHQQRDDYWRHGSVCEDYTAIDAAVLAVGGWNDPYRDTVLRLVEHLPDDRVRGIVGPWSHQYPDRGLPPGPAIGFLQETLRWWDQHLKGEDTGVMREPKLRAWLNDPVPPATSYDEMPGRWVGDVNWPSPSVSWDERSLGDTAAPVLVRSPQHTGLDAGRFFPFGNASDLPPDQREEDGRSVCFDSVPLDGRVEILGRPRVRLRLDSATPRAHVIARVCDVAPDGSSTLVTRGVLNLLSRHGRDRAVEWTPGTYETVEFELNGIGYAFPPGHRIRVAVSDTYWPWVWPHGERGRLTVLPADSALLLPVRDPASDDDEGRAPIRFEEPEQAPPLPVTHERPTEATPERLVTYDVAKGEWTLEVDPNYGGSRIYPDGLRYEESARETYRIRADDPLSARAVSEWTIRLRRGDDWDAEIMTRTELRATATEFIMDSRMETRADGETVVKRAWHRTIPRTSA
- a CDS encoding SGNH/GDSL hydrolase family protein, with translation MRKPWMVGVLAGLLLLGACGDPSSGPESAASVPSAPKASSTTHQRPAATPEAESDAETAGEAKTGTGASAPSHRARPTVLYLGDSLAMENQKVLGGLMRDELKARYTSAPYSGTTLCDYLEGTGEDSLVPPKDKAAALVRTLRPDFVVLQFWGNAWDYTPCMDGIAYDKARDKYFARYTADARRLTDQIAGAAGGDRPKVVWVLQGPDPMTPDRVRRVNTIYERQAAASGDLLADAGKAVSPASARYTWTQYLPCTAYEREHTPYCTQPGSSRTALHRDDDYLHFCMAPTTSTPKPCPVRSPGILRITRAITGAVAAQLN